The following is a genomic window from Crossiella equi.
GTTCATAATGCCCCAGATGGTCGCAGGCAATCACCGGACACGCTGCGTTGTCCAGGGCGGCACCATTCGGCCGGGCTGGCGCAGGCCCCGGCTCAGTCCGGCCGAGACCAGGGCGAGCAGGCTCGTGACCAGGAACAACACCGGATAACCCCAGGTCGGGGCGAGGGTGGCGCCCACCCCGATGCCGACCAGCCCGCCGACGGCCTTCGCGCTGTAGACCAGCGCGTGGATCTCGGCGTGTCGCGTGTCCCCGAAGTAGTCGCGCACCACGCTGGCCACCAGCGGGTAACAGGCCCCGCCCGCCCCGGCCAGCACCGCGCCCGCCAGCAGCGGTGCCGCGTTGGCCGAGCCGCCGCCGACCGCCAGGCACAGCTGGGACAGCGCCAGCACGGTCAGCGCCGCGCCGAGTGTCCTCGTGCGACCGATCCGCTCGGAGACCCTGAGCACCACCGCGCGCGCCGCGCCGTTGGCCGCCACGAGCAGGACGGCCGCGGTGGTCAGCACGGGCACGCCCAGGCCCAGGTCCCGGGCGAAGGGGACGAAGGTGGCGACGGTGAACAGGGTGACCGCGCTCGCGCAGCACAGCACGGCGGCCAGCAGCGGCGCCCCGGCGCGCACGGCCTGGCCGGGGGAGTGGTCCCGGACGGCGGGCAGCGCGCCCCGGCTGCGCCGCAGCGCCCAGACCCGGGGGTCCACGTGCGGCGGCCACCAGCGGGGCGGCGGGTCGCGCAGGAGCAGACCGGCCGCGATGACCAGGCAGGCGCTGAGCACCGCGGTCGAGTCCAGCAGCACGCGCACGGTGTCCGGGGTGGCCATCGGTACCGCGAGCGCGGTGAAGGGCACCGCGCCCCAGGCGAAGGCGCCGGTGGCCAGGCTGACCCGCACCGCCGAGCGGTCCGGGAACCACTTCGCCGCGGTCGAGGTGGCCACCGCGTAGACCAGGCCCGCGCCCGTGCCGCCCAGCACGGAGAAACCGAGCAGGGCACCCAGGTAACCCGGTGTCCTGCCCAGAGCGGCCGGGGCCAGCAGGCAGCAGAACCCGCCCAGGACCACGAGGGGCACCGGCCCGGCCGTGCCGCGTTCGCGCAGCCGTGCCACCGGCAGGCCGACCAGGGCCTGCGCGGCCGTCCACACCGCGAGCAGCCACAGCGTGGCCGTGCCGGACCAGCCGTGCAGGTCGGACAGGGAAGGCACGAGGGCGCCGAAACCGTACTGGAGGACCCCGGCGGCGGCCATGGCCACCGCGGCGAACGCCAGCTGGGCGCCCCTCGGGTGGCCGGTGAGCAGTTCCGCCGACGGGCCGACCCGGTAGGCGCGGCCGTAGCAGTCGTGGAGCTGGTGGGACGCGGGCGGTGTGCTGCCCATCCTGCCCTCCTGTGGTCAGATGCCGGAGAACCCTGGTGCCCAGTATCGCATACTGTATACAGTAGTCAACGTGGATCTGTACGAGTACCAGGCGAGGTGGCCCTGGCCAACCTCACCCACGCCGCCCGTGCCGCGCAGGCCATCGGCGCCACGGTCGTGCTGGAGGCGCTGAACTCCCACGAGAACCCGGCCTACCCGATCCTGTCCCTGGCCTCGGCCTGCCACGTGCTGGACCCGGTGCGCGCCAGCGGTGTGCACAACGTCGCCTTCCTGGCCGACCTTTACCACCTGGGCCGCATGGGCGAGGACCTCCTGGCGCAGGTGCGGCGGCACGGCGTGGAGTTCGGGCACGTGCAGATCGCGGACACCCCCGGCCGCGGCCAGCCCGGCACCGGCGAGATCGACTTCGGGGAGGTGCTCACCCGGCTGGTCCGGTCCGGGTACGCGGGGCACATCGGGCTGGAGTACCGGCCCGTCGGTCCCAGCGCGGCCAGCTTCGGCTGGCTGCCCGCCCTTCGAGCCAGCGTGGAGGCAGCCGCGTGACCACGATCGGGTTCCTCGGCCTGGGCACCATGGGCGCGCCCATGGCGGTCAACCTGGTGCGCGCCGGACACCGGGTGACCGGCTACGACCTCGCCGGACCAGGCCTGGCCCGGCTGCGCGAGGCGGGCGGGGCCACCGCCGCACTGGTCGCGGCGGCACGGCCTTCCGCGGGCAGCTGGGCCTGGAACGCCATTTCCGGGACGCCCGGGTGGTCCGGGTGACGGCCCCGACCACGGACACGCTCCTGGACTGCATCGGCCGCCTGCCCCTGCTCTGGCCCCTTCGGCCACCCTCTCCCGCCCGCGCGGGCCACGCACTCCTGCTACGGTGGGGATTCCGGTGATCAATTCCTGAGGAGCACGCCGTGGTGAACGAGGACGACACCTCCAGCTGAGGCTGACGCGTACCCGTTCCCCCTCTCCTCCACCCGGATTCCCCTTCTGAGCGCGTGCCCGCTGCCTGCCGTGTCGCCGCACGGCGCGGCGCCGTGCTCGCGCGCCCCTTGGAGCCGTAGATGAACCACGCCCTGCCCCAGTTCCCCTTCGCCCGCGCGGCGGGCTGCCCGCTGGACCCGCCCCCGGCCTATGCGGACCTGCGCGAGGCCGCCCCGCTGACCAGGGTGCGCCTGTGGAGCGGCCGGACCCCGTGGCTGCTGACCCGCTACGAGGACCAGCGCGCGGCGCTGGCCGACCCGCGCCTGAGCGCGGACCCGGCCCACCCGGACTACCCGGCCCCGAGCGAGGGCTTCCAGGCCCAGGGCGAGGACGAGATCCGCTCCTTCGTCACCGAGGACGACCCGCTGCACCACCGCCACCGCCGCATGTTCACGGCCCACTTCACCGTCCGCCGGGTGGAACGCCTGGCCCCGCGGATCGGGCAGGTGATCGACACCCTGTTGACCGAGATGGCCGAGACCGGCCCCCCGGCAGACCTGGTGACCTCCTTCGCCCTCCCGATGCCCTCCCTGGTGATCAGCGAGCTCCTGGGCGTCCCGCCAGCAGACCAACCCCTCTTCCAGGAAACGGCAAACCGCCTGATCGCCCGCGACAGCACGGCGGAACAGTTCCGCACAGCCGACCTGGCCCTGCGTGAACACCTGCTGGACCTGTTGCACCACAAGGAGAAGCACCCGTCCGACGACCTCCTGGGCGCAGTCCTGCACGGCCCGGTCAAAGCAGGCGACCTGACCAAGCAGGAGCTGGCCGCCACAGCGGTGACCCTGCTGGTGGCGGGCCACGAAACCACCACGAACATGACCAGCCTGGGCACGCTGGCCCTTCTCCAGGACCCCGCCCGAGCAGAACTCCTCCGCACCGGCACCCCAGCCCAGGTGGCCACGGCAGTCGAAGAGCTCCTCCGCTACCTGTCCATCACCCACACCGGCATCCTCCGAGTGGCAACCGAAGACCTGACCCTGTCCGGCCACACGATCCGAGCAGGCGAAGGCGTGATCATCGCCAACCCGGCCGCCAACCACGACCCCAACACCTTCCCGACCCCCACCACCCTGGACCTGACCCGCCCGAACGCCCACCGCCACCTCTCCTTCGGCCACGGCACCCACCAGTGCATCGGCCAGAACCTGGCCCGCAAGGAACTCCAGCTCGCCTACCCGGCTCTGCTGCGCCGCTTCCCGAACTTGCACGTGACGTCCCAGGACCTCCCGTTCAAACACGACATGCTGGTGTACGGCCTGCACGAGCTGCCCGTGTCCTGGTAGTGACGAAGCCGTCTGGCCGCAGCGACTGTCCACTGTGTCCAGACGGCATGCTCGTCCGGACGATCCGTGCCGAGCCTGCTGGCAAGCTAGCCGCCCCCCTTGCCCTGACCCCTTGCCCTGCCCGCCGACTCCACCCCGAGCCGCCCCGATTCACGCGCCCGCGAGGGGGACCCCCCATTTCCAGTCCATCACATCCCACCGATGGCCAGCCCGGCAATCGGCTCCAAGATCCCGAGTTGTCCACAGCGGCTCAGTTGTCCACAGCCCCGCCCAAGCCGATGGCGACTGCCCGCGTATCGGGGAATGCTGAAGCCATGCCCACACCCGAGTCCCGTGCCCCTGCCGCCCCCGGTTCGCCGTTCGTGGCAGCGGGCCCGTTCCTGGAGGCGATCACCGCGGCGGGTGGCCGCCCGTCCGGCGGGGTGGTCGGCGCGCGCCCGGGTTGAGCAGGCCCCGGCGGAAACCCTCGGCCACCGCCGCCGCGCGGTCGCGGACGCCGAGTTTGGCGTAGATGTGCTGCAGGTGCGTTTTCACCGTGGCCTCGCTCAGGAACAGGCGTTGGGAGGTCTCACGGTTGTTCACGCCGGCCGCGACCAGTTCCAGGACCTCCAGTTCGCGGGGGCTCAGGGGTTCCTCCGCGGGGGCGGGGTGCGCAGGCGGCCCAGGACCGTCGCGGCCACGGCGGGGGAGAGCACCGACTCGCCCCGGGCCGCGGCCTCGACCGCCCGGAAGAGGTCCTGGCGCGGGGCGTCCTTGAGCAGGTAGCCCGTGGCGCCCGCCTCGATGGCCGGAAGCACGTCGTGGTCGGCGTCATAGGTGGTCAGCACCAGGACCTGGCTCGGGAGGTTCCGGGTGCGCAGCGCGGCGGCCTCGCGCCGGACGTCGCGGCCCAGCACGGTGATCCGGCCGCCGTCCGGGCGGCGCAGCCCGGTGACGCACTCGACCGTGGTGGTCTTGCCCGCGCCGTTGCGCCCCAGGACGCCGAAGATCTCACCGCGTGCCACGGTGAAGGACACATCGGCCACGGCGACGCGGTCGCGGTAGCGCTTGTGCAGGGAGTCGACCTCGATGACTGGCTCGGTGACTGGCATGGGACCAGCGTGTCCTGTGCCACCGTGGCACAGGATCACTCAGCTCGGTGGGGATGGACCGGTGGGTGGTGGAGCCGGGATCAGCTGATCGGTTGATGCGCCCGGCCCCTTACTCCCCTTACCCGGCGCCGCCCCCGCCTAAGGGCCCCTCAGTCGCCCGCCTGAGGCCTCCGCACGGCCAATCCCGAGGTGATCACCCCATGCCCACCCCCACCCCTCAGCAGCACTCTGGTCCTCGTCACCGACCAGCGCTCCCGAGAGGACGACCACGATGATCACCTGGACCGACCAGGCACTCCGCGCCGAGATCGACTACCGCGCCCACCTGGCCACCGCGGCCATGGGGCACGGCGAGGGCAAGGACCGGCAGGCCCACCGCTGGCTGCGCGCCTTCGGCACCCGCGTCGACGAGGTGCCCGAGCGCGAACAAGTCCCGGAGAAGGATCCCGAGGAACCGTCGGAGCAGTACCGGCCGTGCGCCGCCTGAGGCCGGGAAACCGGCACGGCCATGTCGGCGGGGTGTGCCACGATGCTGGATGTGGCGAGACTGGGGTCGGGTATCCCGCTCGTCGCGCGGGGCGCGCAGCTGCGCCAGCTCCGCGCGGCGCTGCGGCAGGCGGGCAAGGGCACGGCGGGGGCGGTGCTCCTGGCCGGTGACGCCGGAGTCGGCAAGTCCCGGCTGCTCACCGAGCTGAGCGGGCTGGCGGCCGGTGAGGGCGCGCTCGTGCTCACCGGGCGCTGCCTCGACGTCGGCGAGGGCGGCCTGCCGTACCTGCCGTTCGTCGAGGCGCTGGGACAGCTCCGCGAGTCCCACCTGGACGCTCTGCGCGCCCACCCCGCCCTGGCCAAGCTGCTGCCCGAGGTCCTGCCCGAGCACGTGTCCACAGGGGAGGCACGACGGTCCGACCTGGACATGAGCCAGCTGCAGATGTTCGACGCGGTGCACGTGCTGCTCACCGAGCTGGCCGCCGAGCGCACCGTGCTGCTGGCCCTGGAGGACCTGCACTGGGCCGACGGCTCCACCCGGCACCTGGTGTCCTTCCTGCTCTCCCGGCTGCGCGGGCACCGACTGCTCGTGGTCGCCACCTACCGCAGCGACGACCTGCACCGGCGCCACCCGCTGCGCCCGCTGCTGGCCGAGCTGGTCCGGCTGCCCGCCGTCGAACGCCTCGACCTGGCGCCGTTCACCACCGCCGACGCGCGCACCTTCGTCCGCAGGCTCGGCGACGGCCTGCCCGAGCGCCGCGTCGCCCAGATCGCCGAGCGCTCCGAGGGCAACGCGTTCTTCGCCGAGGAGCTCATCGCCGCCTGCGCCGACACGGGCGACGGGGTGCCCATCGGCCTGGCCGACGTGCTGCTGGCCCGCATCGAACGGCTCGCGCCCACCACCCAGCAGGTCATCCGGGTGGCCTCGGTGTCCGGCCGCCGGGTCACCGACGCGCGGCTGGGCGCGGTCACCGGTCTGCCCGACCACGAGATCGAGGCCGCGCTGCGCGAGGCCGTCACCCACCACGTGCTGGTCTACAAGGACACCTCGCACGCCTACGTCTTCCGGCACGCCCTGCTGCGCGAGGCCGTCTACGCCGACCTGCTGCCCGGCGAGCGGGTGCGGCTGCACGCCGGGTACGCCAAGTTCCTGGCCGCCAAGCAGAACAAGCGCGGCCTCGCCGCCGAGCTCGCCCACCACAGCATGCGCTGCCACGACCTGCGCCAGGCGCTGGCCGCCTCGGTGGCCGCCGCGCGGGAGGCCGCCGACGCCCGCGCGCCCGCCGACGGGCTGCGGCACCTGGAGGCCGCGCTGAAGCTGTGGAACGCGGTGCCCGACCCGGAGGAGGTCACCGGCGGTGACGAGCTGTACCTGGTGCACAAGGCCATGCACACGGCCAGCTCCGCCGGTGAGGACGACCGGGCACTGGCCTACGGCCGCACCGCCGTCACCATGGCCGAAGCGCTGGGCGACCCGGTGCGCGCGGCCGAGGTGCAGCGCAAGTACGTGCAGACGCTGATGGCGGTGGAGGGCAAGCGCGACAAGGCGCAGCAGGTCATCGAACGGGCCTGGCAGCTGGTGGCCGACCAGCCGCCCAGCCCCACCCGCGCCTGGGTGCTCGCGGTGCGGGCGCGCGTCACCATGAACGTCGACCGCCAGGGCACCGGGCTGGCACTGGAGTACGTGCGCGCCGCGCGGGCCGATGCCGAGGCCTGCGGGGCGATCGGCGCCCAGGTCGACGCGGAGGTCTCGCTCGGCATCCTGGCCTCCCGCCTGGGTGACCAGGAGCAGGCCGCCGAGCACTACCGGGTCGCGCTGCGGCGCACGCAGGACGCCGACATCCCGTCGGTGGAGCTGCGGGCCTGGTACAACCTGGCGGTCAACCGCTACGAGGCGGGCGAGGTCGGCGAGGCCCTGGACACCGCCCGGCGCGGCTGGGCCCGGGCCGAGGCCACCGGGCTGTCCTGGAGCACCTACGGCGTGGAGCTGCGGGCCCTGCACATCCTGCTGCTCTACGTCCACGGCGACTGGGACTCCGCGCGCAAGGCCGCC
Proteins encoded in this region:
- a CDS encoding MFS transporter, producing the protein MGSTPPASHQLHDCYGRAYRVGPSAELLTGHPRGAQLAFAAVAMAAAGVLQYGFGALVPSLSDLHGWSGTATLWLLAVWTAAQALVGLPVARLRERGTAGPVPLVVLGGFCCLLAPAALGRTPGYLGALLGFSVLGGTGAGLVYAVATSTAAKWFPDRSAVRVSLATGAFAWGAVPFTALAVPMATPDTVRVLLDSTAVLSACLVIAAGLLLRDPPPRWWPPHVDPRVWALRRSRGALPAVRDHSPGQAVRAGAPLLAAVLCCASAVTLFTVATFVPFARDLGLGVPVLTTAAVLLVAANGAARAVVLRVSERIGRTRTLGAALTVLALSQLCLAVGGGSANAAPLLAGAVLAGAGGACYPLVASVVRDYFGDTRHAEIHALVYSAKAVGGLVGIGVGATLAPTWGYPVLFLVTSLLALVSAGLSRGLRQPGRMVPPWTTQRVR
- a CDS encoding TIM barrel protein; translation: MALANLTHAARAAQAIGATVVLEALNSHENPAYPILSLASACHVLDPVRASGVHNVAFLADLYHLGRMGEDLLAQVRRHGVEFGHVQIADTPGRGQPGTGEIDFGEVLTRLVRSGYAGHIGLEYRPVGPSAASFGWLPALRASVEAAA
- a CDS encoding NAD(P)-binding domain-containing protein; the protein is MTTIGFLGLGTMGAPMAVNLVRAGHRVTGYDLAGPGLARLREAGGATAALVAAARPSAGSWAWNAISGTPGWSG
- a CDS encoding cytochrome P450, with protein sequence MNHALPQFPFARAAGCPLDPPPAYADLREAAPLTRVRLWSGRTPWLLTRYEDQRAALADPRLSADPAHPDYPAPSEGFQAQGEDEIRSFVTEDDPLHHRHRRMFTAHFTVRRVERLAPRIGQVIDTLLTEMAETGPPADLVTSFALPMPSLVISELLGVPPADQPLFQETANRLIARDSTAEQFRTADLALREHLLDLLHHKEKHPSDDLLGAVLHGPVKAGDLTKQELAATAVTLLVAGHETTTNMTSLGTLALLQDPARAELLRTGTPAQVATAVEELLRYLSITHTGILRVATEDLTLSGHTIRAGEGVIIANPAANHDPNTFPTPTTLDLTRPNAHRHLSFGHGTHQCIGQNLARKELQLAYPALLRRFPNLHVTSQDLPFKHDMLVYGLHELPVSW
- a CDS encoding helix-turn-helix transcriptional regulator; this translates as MLDVARLGSGIPLVARGAQLRQLRAALRQAGKGTAGAVLLAGDAGVGKSRLLTELSGLAAGEGALVLTGRCLDVGEGGLPYLPFVEALGQLRESHLDALRAHPALAKLLPEVLPEHVSTGEARRSDLDMSQLQMFDAVHVLLTELAAERTVLLALEDLHWADGSTRHLVSFLLSRLRGHRLLVVATYRSDDLHRRHPLRPLLAELVRLPAVERLDLAPFTTADARTFVRRLGDGLPERRVAQIAERSEGNAFFAEELIAACADTGDGVPIGLADVLLARIERLAPTTQQVIRVASVSGRRVTDARLGAVTGLPDHEIEAALREAVTHHVLVYKDTSHAYVFRHALLREAVYADLLPGERVRLHAGYAKFLAAKQNKRGLAAELAHHSMRCHDLRQALAASVAAAREAADARAPADGLRHLEAALKLWNAVPDPEEVTGGDELYLVHKAMHTASSAGEDDRALAYGRTAVTMAEALGDPVRAAEVQRKYVQTLMAVEGKRDKAQQVIERAWQLVADQPPSPTRAWVLAVRARVTMNVDRQGTGLALEYVRAARADAEACGAIGAQVDAEVSLGILASRLGDQEQAAEHYRVALRRTQDADIPSVELRAWYNLAVNRYEAGEVGEALDTARRGWARAEATGLSWSTYGVELRALHILLLYVHGDWDSARKAADLSGCAVPDAASARIAAVSLFTLVGRGEFARLPEMAQRVRPDWHKDWDIAIIAAACFGDAELWRGDLDRALDWIVEALDIAYEHRELAVVRIGTLKLAVHAEFAANARQHKDTATETEHTAEAAEVLAGIHEVLANLPETKVLGPEARAWLARAEAEEARTRAADTSAHWRKVVDGFAYGHRYEQALARYRLVRTLTAEGDKQAAARELHEATAAATALGAAPLAEALATLARRARLATPAGEHPELGVDPFTPRERAVLDLVAKGHTNRQVGEQLFISEKTVSVHLSRVMAKLGAASRTEAVTKAHERALL